One Leifsonia shinshuensis DNA window includes the following coding sequences:
- a CDS encoding trimeric intracellular cation channel family protein, whose product MTSAAFTIPLWGDLVAVGVGSLQGAMFASGFRDRRLDLLGVAIIGVATGLGGGLLRDLLLNVTPVALQSNWYLPATVVAALLGMLLVRLFRRLDPIITFLDALTIGLFGAIGATKALALGLPEVPAVFVGVVSAVGGSILRDVLLNLPIALMHVGSLYAVAAGAGTIVLVILVDLKVPFAVAVLVCVVVTLVIRLLAVRFGWSLPEQRELGRLRAPRWMAFGFGRRPSDERTIERTDTGAIPRYRIQDKPADNGGDLRA is encoded by the coding sequence GTGACATCCGCGGCCTTCACGATCCCCCTCTGGGGCGACCTGGTCGCCGTCGGCGTCGGCAGCCTGCAGGGCGCCATGTTCGCCTCCGGGTTCCGCGACCGCAGGCTCGATCTGCTGGGAGTCGCGATCATCGGCGTCGCCACCGGGCTCGGCGGCGGCCTCCTGCGCGACCTGCTGCTGAACGTGACGCCGGTGGCGCTGCAGTCCAACTGGTACCTGCCGGCCACGGTCGTCGCGGCGCTGCTCGGGATGCTGCTGGTGCGGCTGTTCCGGAGGCTCGACCCGATCATCACGTTCCTGGACGCGCTCACGATCGGGCTGTTCGGCGCGATCGGGGCGACGAAGGCGCTGGCGCTGGGGCTGCCGGAGGTGCCCGCCGTGTTCGTGGGCGTGGTGTCGGCGGTCGGCGGGTCGATCCTGCGCGACGTGCTGCTGAACCTCCCCATCGCGCTCATGCACGTGGGGTCGCTCTACGCGGTCGCCGCTGGGGCGGGCACGATCGTGCTGGTCATCCTGGTCGACCTGAAAGTGCCGTTCGCCGTCGCCGTACTGGTCTGCGTGGTCGTGACCCTGGTGATCCGCCTGCTCGCCGTCCGCTTCGGCTGGAGCCTCCCGGAGCAGCGCGAACTCGGCCGCCTCCGGGCGCCCCGCTGGATGGCGTTCGGCTTCGGGAGACGCCCGAGCGACGAGCGCACGATCGAGCGGACCGACACGGGGGCCATTCCGCGGTACCGCATCCAAGACAAGCCCGCAGACAACGGAGGAGATCTGCGCGCATGA
- the recO gene encoding DNA repair protein RecO, with protein sequence MPVYRDEAVVLRTHKLGEADRIVTMLSRQHGKIRAVAKGVRRTASKFGSRLEPFMVADVQLYEGRTLDVVTQAETLGAYGALIADDYASYTAANAMVEAADRLTDAEASLQQYLLLVGALRSLSRHEHGPQLTLDSYLLRALSLAGWAPSFQDCSRCGAPGPHEHVVVQLGGVVCDDCAPQGAPRIDAATIALLGALLTGDWETADASDDSTRSKANGLVAAYTQWHLERGLRSLQHVQHDQKASG encoded by the coding sequence GTGCCTGTCTACCGTGATGAAGCCGTCGTGCTGCGCACCCACAAGCTGGGTGAGGCCGACCGCATCGTCACCATGCTCAGCCGGCAGCACGGCAAGATCCGCGCGGTGGCGAAGGGCGTGCGGCGCACGGCCTCCAAGTTCGGGTCGCGGCTGGAGCCGTTCATGGTCGCCGACGTGCAGCTCTACGAGGGGCGCACCCTGGACGTCGTGACGCAGGCCGAGACGCTCGGCGCGTACGGCGCGCTGATCGCGGACGACTACGCCAGCTACACCGCCGCCAACGCGATGGTGGAGGCCGCCGACCGGCTGACCGACGCCGAGGCCTCCCTGCAGCAGTACCTCCTGCTGGTCGGCGCCCTCCGCTCGCTGTCGCGCCACGAGCACGGCCCGCAGCTGACCCTCGACTCCTACCTGCTGCGCGCGCTGTCGCTGGCGGGCTGGGCGCCGAGCTTCCAGGACTGCTCCCGCTGCGGCGCTCCCGGTCCGCACGAGCACGTCGTGGTCCAGCTCGGCGGCGTGGTCTGCGACGACTGCGCGCCGCAGGGCGCCCCGCGGATCGACGCCGCCACCATCGCGCTGCTCGGCGCGCTGCTCACCGGCGACTGGGAGACGGCCGACGCCTCCGACGACTCCACCCGCTCGAAGGCGAACGGGCTCGTCGCCGCGTACACCCAATGGCATCTGGAGCGCGGCCTGCGCTCCCTGCAGCACGTCCAGCACGATCAGAAGGCGAGCGGATGA
- a CDS encoding isoprenyl transferase — MTPKPYTHKDAVAYRPVDWTGAYPPAFPAKAVPEHVAIVMDGNGRWANRQGLTRIEGHRAGEASLLDVVAGAIQVGVKHLSVYAFSTENWKRSPAEVRFLMGFNREVLHRRRDQLNEWGVRVRWAGRTPRLWSSVIKELQYAERLTAGNDVLTLTMCVNYGGRTEIADAVRSIAAEVAAGRLKPSAVGEKTIQRHLYIPDMPDVDLFVRSSGEQRTSNFLLWQSAYAEMVFLDRLWPDFSRTDLWEAIDTFARRNRRFGGAVDTPEDAAL, encoded by the coding sequence ATGACGCCCAAGCCCTACACGCACAAGGACGCGGTCGCGTACCGCCCCGTCGACTGGACGGGGGCCTACCCGCCCGCGTTCCCGGCGAAGGCGGTGCCCGAGCACGTCGCCATCGTGATGGACGGCAACGGCCGCTGGGCGAACCGGCAGGGCCTCACCCGCATCGAAGGGCACCGCGCAGGGGAGGCCTCCCTGCTGGACGTCGTCGCCGGCGCCATCCAGGTCGGCGTCAAGCACCTCAGCGTCTACGCGTTCTCGACCGAGAACTGGAAGCGCTCGCCCGCCGAGGTCCGCTTCCTGATGGGCTTCAACCGGGAGGTGCTGCACCGCAGACGCGACCAGCTCAACGAGTGGGGCGTGCGGGTGCGCTGGGCCGGCCGAACGCCGCGGCTGTGGTCGTCGGTGATCAAGGAGCTGCAGTACGCCGAGCGGCTGACGGCGGGCAACGACGTGCTCACCCTGACGATGTGCGTCAACTACGGCGGCCGCACCGAGATCGCGGACGCCGTGCGGTCCATCGCGGCCGAGGTCGCGGCCGGGCGGCTGAAGCCGTCGGCGGTGGGGGAGAAGACCATCCAGCGCCACCTCTACATCCCCGACATGCCGGACGTGGACCTGTTCGTCCGCAGCTCGGGGGAGCAGCGGACCAGCAACTTCCTGCTCTGGCAGAGCGCGTACGCGGAGATGGTGTTCCTGGACAGACTGTGGCCGGATTTCTCGCGCACCGACCTCTGGGAGGCGATCGACACGTTCGCCCGGCGCAACCGCCGGTTCGGGGGAGCGGTGGACACGCCGGAGGACGCGGCGCTGTAG
- a CDS encoding DsbA family oxidoreductase → MSVPIKIDIWSDIACPWCYIGKRQFESGSETFADAGDGRAVEVEYHSFELSPDTPVDFDGSEVDFLAGHKGIPAEQVHQMLDRVTGIAASVGLDYDFDALQHTNTVKAHELLHFAKAQGKQLELAERLFQAYFLEGGHVGRADSLADLAASVGLDRDAALAAMESGEYVKAVRDDQRTAAEYGINGVPFFVIEGKYGVSGAQGASTFAQVLEQVWSERAAEPEAAGATA, encoded by the coding sequence GTGAGCGTACCCATCAAGATCGACATCTGGTCCGACATCGCCTGTCCGTGGTGCTACATCGGAAAGCGTCAGTTCGAATCCGGCAGTGAGACCTTCGCCGACGCGGGCGACGGCCGCGCCGTGGAGGTCGAGTACCACTCGTTCGAGCTCTCGCCGGACACTCCGGTCGACTTCGACGGCAGCGAGGTGGACTTCCTCGCCGGGCACAAGGGCATCCCCGCCGAGCAGGTGCACCAGATGCTCGACCGGGTGACCGGCATCGCCGCCTCGGTCGGGCTCGACTACGACTTCGACGCCCTCCAGCACACCAACACGGTGAAGGCCCACGAGCTGCTGCACTTCGCCAAGGCGCAGGGCAAGCAGCTGGAACTGGCGGAGCGCCTCTTCCAGGCCTACTTCCTCGAGGGCGGCCACGTCGGCCGCGCCGACTCGCTCGCCGACCTGGCCGCGTCCGTCGGACTCGACCGCGACGCGGCGCTGGCCGCGATGGAGTCCGGAGAGTACGTGAAGGCGGTGCGCGACGACCAGCGCACGGCGGCCGAGTACGGCATCAACGGCGTCCCGTTCTTCGTCATCGAGGGGAAGTACGGCGTCTCGGGCGCGCAGGGCGCGTCGACGTTCGCGCAGGTGCTCGAGCAGGTCTGGTCCGAGCGTGCGGCGGAGCCGGAAGCCGCGGGGGCGACGGCATGA
- a CDS encoding aminoacyl-tRNA deacylase: protein MAESPEAVETGGGRRRVEEDARARGIPVRIVERPAARSLEEAASLLGIEPGDIVKTLVVKRSDDTFVFALVPGGRKISWPKLRAVLHVNKLQLPDASVAFAATGYERGTITPFGSTTAWPVVADTTVAGRTVSMGAGEHGYSLFVDADALLAGFDATLADITDPE, encoded by the coding sequence ATGGCCGAGAGCCCCGAAGCTGTGGAAACCGGCGGCGGACGCCGACGTGTGGAGGAGGATGCGCGGGCCCGCGGCATCCCCGTGCGGATCGTCGAGCGGCCCGCCGCCCGGAGCCTGGAGGAGGCCGCGTCGCTGCTCGGGATCGAGCCGGGCGACATCGTGAAGACCCTCGTGGTGAAGCGCAGCGACGACACGTTCGTGTTCGCGCTGGTGCCGGGAGGCCGCAAGATCTCCTGGCCGAAGCTGCGCGCCGTGCTGCACGTCAACAAGCTGCAACTCCCGGACGCGTCGGTGGCCTTCGCCGCGACCGGCTACGAGCGCGGGACGATCACGCCGTTCGGCAGCACGACCGCCTGGCCCGTCGTCGCGGACACGACCGTCGCCGGCCGCACCGTCTCGATGGGCGCCGGCGAGCACGGTTACTCGCTGTTCGTGGACGCCGACGCGCTGCTGGCGGGCTTCGACGCGACGCTCGCGGACATCACCGACCCGGAGTGA
- the dusB gene encoding tRNA dihydrouridine synthase DusB, with protein MSTTATLAPRTQTSPRLAIGPLALDVPVVLAPMAGITNTAFRRLCREFGAGLYVSEMITSRALVERTPESLRLITHHESETPRSIQLYGVDPKTVREAVTMLVAEDRADHIDLNFGCPVPKVTRKGGGAALPWKLNHFREIVEGAVAAAGDIPLTVKMRKGIDGDHLTYLEAGKAAEGAGVASIALHARTAAEFYSGHADWSAIAKLKETITGTPVLGNGDIWSAADAIRMVEETGCDGVVVGRGCLGRPWLFGDLAAAFRARAGEITAEEAALAQAHPTLGQVAATFRRHAELLVEFFESEERGCRDIRKHVAWYFKGYPVGGDLRASLATVDTLAHLDDLLATLDWSQEYPGEAAEGQRGRAGSPKRPALPEGWLDSRELAGSARAQVAEAEVHNSGG; from the coding sequence ATGTCTACTACCGCAACCCTAGCTCCCCGCACCCAGACGAGCCCCCGGCTGGCCATCGGCCCGCTCGCTCTCGACGTGCCGGTCGTCCTCGCGCCCATGGCGGGGATCACGAACACCGCCTTCCGGCGGCTCTGCCGCGAGTTCGGCGCCGGGCTCTACGTGAGCGAGATGATCACGTCCCGCGCCCTCGTCGAGCGCACCCCCGAGTCGCTGCGCCTCATCACGCACCACGAGTCGGAGACGCCGCGCAGCATCCAGCTCTACGGCGTCGACCCGAAGACGGTCCGCGAAGCCGTCACGATGCTCGTCGCGGAGGACCGCGCCGACCACATCGACCTCAACTTCGGCTGCCCGGTGCCCAAGGTCACCCGCAAGGGCGGCGGCGCGGCGCTGCCGTGGAAGCTGAACCACTTCCGCGAGATCGTGGAGGGCGCGGTCGCGGCGGCGGGCGACATCCCGCTGACCGTCAAGATGCGCAAGGGCATCGACGGCGACCACCTCACCTATCTGGAGGCCGGCAAGGCCGCGGAGGGCGCCGGCGTCGCGTCGATCGCGCTGCACGCCCGCACGGCCGCCGAGTTCTACTCCGGCCACGCCGACTGGTCGGCCATCGCGAAGCTCAAGGAGACGATCACCGGCACTCCGGTCCTCGGCAACGGCGACATCTGGTCGGCGGCCGACGCGATCCGGATGGTGGAGGAGACCGGCTGCGACGGCGTCGTGGTCGGCCGCGGCTGCCTCGGCCGGCCGTGGCTGTTCGGCGACTTGGCCGCAGCGTTCCGCGCCCGCGCGGGGGAGATCACCGCAGAGGAGGCCGCGCTCGCGCAGGCCCACCCGACGCTCGGGCAGGTGGCGGCGACCTTCCGCCGGCACGCTGAGCTGCTGGTCGAGTTCTTCGAGAGCGAGGAGCGCGGCTGCCGCGACATCCGCAAGCACGTCGCCTGGTACTTCAAGGGCTACCCGGTCGGCGGCGACCTGCGCGCGAGCCTCGCGACGGTCGACACACTCGCCCACCTGGACGACCTGCTCGCCACCCTCGACTGGAGCCAGGAGTACCCGGGCGAGGCGGCGGAGGGCCAGCGCGGCCGCGCCGGATCGCCCAAGCGTCCCGCCCTCCCGGAGGGCTGGCTCGACAGCCGCGAGCTGGCGGGCAGCGCGCGGGCCCAGGTCGCCGAGGCGGAGGTGCACAACAGTGGCGGATAG
- a CDS encoding deoxyguanosinetriphosphate triphosphohydrolase, which translates to MADSATATLDSVPADGYSERDRERWLPEQHSSRRSDFARDRARLLHSSALRRLAAKTQVLSPTAGLDFARNRLTHSLEVAQVGRELAASLGLDPDIVDTACLAHDIGHPPFGHNGERALNSWAEDIGGFEGNAQTLRLLTRLEPKVFGRDGRPYGLNLTRASLDASCKYPWPETSSVADPSGRAKFGFYADDHAVFEWMRAGAPDRTRSIEAQVMDLSDDIAYSVHDFEDAVVNGYIDVAALGSRVAHDDLVRSMYEWVGGEFSHDELIAAFDRLDSLEIWLDRWDGSRRAQAHLKNLTSQLIGRFAHAAVHETKHRAGGVELRRFGADVVVPDAIRAEIAVLKGIVATFVMSRNSRQPIYAQQRQVLMALADVLLSRGPEELDPGFQEDWRLAGSDAERKRVVVDQVASLTDQSALSWFERLVQH; encoded by the coding sequence GTGGCGGATAGTGCGACGGCGACGCTCGACAGCGTCCCGGCCGACGGCTACAGCGAGCGGGACAGGGAGCGCTGGCTCCCCGAGCAGCACTCCAGCCGCCGCAGCGACTTCGCGCGCGACCGGGCACGGCTGCTGCACTCCAGCGCGCTGCGCCGGCTCGCGGCGAAGACGCAGGTGCTCAGCCCCACGGCCGGCCTCGACTTCGCCCGCAACCGGCTGACGCACTCCCTGGAGGTCGCCCAGGTCGGCCGCGAGCTCGCCGCGAGCCTCGGCCTCGACCCCGACATCGTGGACACCGCGTGCCTCGCGCACGACATCGGCCACCCGCCGTTCGGCCACAACGGCGAGCGCGCCCTCAACTCCTGGGCGGAGGACATCGGCGGTTTCGAGGGCAACGCCCAGACGCTGCGCCTGCTCACCCGGCTGGAGCCGAAGGTGTTCGGCCGTGACGGCCGCCCCTACGGCTTGAACCTGACCCGGGCGAGCCTCGACGCGAGCTGCAAGTACCCGTGGCCGGAGACCAGCTCGGTCGCCGACCCCAGCGGGCGCGCGAAGTTCGGCTTCTACGCCGACGACCACGCGGTCTTCGAGTGGATGCGCGCCGGCGCCCCCGACCGCACCCGCAGCATCGAGGCCCAGGTGATGGACCTCTCCGACGACATCGCCTACTCCGTGCACGACTTCGAGGACGCCGTGGTGAACGGCTACATCGACGTGGCAGCGCTCGGCAGCCGGGTGGCCCACGACGACCTGGTCCGGTCGATGTACGAGTGGGTGGGCGGCGAGTTCAGCCACGACGAGCTGATCGCGGCCTTCGACCGCCTGGACAGCCTGGAGATCTGGCTCGACCGCTGGGACGGCAGCCGGCGCGCTCAGGCGCACCTGAAGAACCTCACCAGCCAGCTGATCGGCCGGTTCGCGCACGCCGCCGTGCACGAGACGAAGCACCGGGCGGGAGGCGTCGAGCTGCGCCGCTTCGGCGCCGACGTGGTCGTGCCCGACGCGATCCGGGCGGAGATCGCGGTGCTGAAGGGCATCGTGGCGACGTTCGTGATGTCGCGCAACTCCCGGCAGCCGATCTACGCGCAGCAGCGGCAGGTCCTGATGGCCCTGGCGGACGTCCTGCTCTCCCGCGGGCCGGAGGAGCTGGATCCGGGCTTCCAGGAGGACTGGCGGCTCGCCGGCTCCGACGCCGAGCGCAAGCGCGTGGTGGTCGACCAGGTGGCCAGCCTGACCGACCAGTCGGCGCTGAGCTGGTTCGAGCGGCTCGTCCAGCACTGA
- a CDS encoding DUF4282 domain-containing protein, with translation MSSPQPPADGDRPTDTESGAAEPTTAPAASPAPAKRTTTPRKRTPKTTAISPDGEAPEILDAMLGKASTEDTVAEAPAKPATPRRRTAASRAKAAAAPDTSTSPAEPPVAAAAPDDVTEPLETEAATAVLPTADDFYRAPTTETEILNPAGAAAATTAGAEPVRTETLPASAAAEPVPVGAVSEDTLTDGAATTTAVEDAPPAPAAGPHAPRPGRNMNDLADRLDDSRFFSSLFDFTFTSYVTRKLAGPVYVVGLVLIGLGIVVGFANSLGIAIATRSPVGAFVFLLGVLVTLVAAILSVLLLRVTIEVFCAIIEIAQNTRRRRPPRD, from the coding sequence ATGAGCAGCCCACAGCCCCCGGCGGACGGGGACCGGCCTACGGACACGGAGTCCGGCGCGGCCGAGCCGACGACCGCTCCGGCGGCGTCACCCGCTCCTGCGAAGCGCACGACGACTCCGCGCAAGCGCACGCCGAAGACCACAGCGATCTCGCCCGACGGCGAGGCGCCGGAGATCCTGGACGCCATGCTGGGCAAGGCGTCCACGGAGGACACCGTGGCCGAAGCCCCCGCGAAGCCGGCCACCCCGCGCCGCCGGACCGCGGCCTCCCGTGCGAAGGCGGCGGCCGCGCCCGACACCTCCACATCCCCCGCGGAGCCTCCCGTGGCGGCGGCCGCTCCGGACGACGTCACAGAGCCGCTCGAGACGGAGGCCGCGACCGCGGTCCTCCCCACGGCGGACGACTTCTACCGCGCTCCGACCACGGAGACGGAGATCCTGAACCCCGCAGGAGCCGCGGCCGCGACGACGGCCGGGGCCGAGCCGGTGCGCACGGAGACGCTCCCCGCGTCGGCCGCGGCCGAGCCGGTCCCCGTCGGCGCGGTCTCCGAGGACACCTTGACCGACGGCGCCGCCACGACCACGGCCGTCGAGGACGCCCCTCCGGCCCCCGCCGCCGGCCCGCACGCCCCGCGGCCCGGCCGCAACATGAACGACCTGGCCGACCGCCTGGACGACTCGCGGTTCTTCTCGTCGCTGTTCGACTTCACCTTCACCAGCTACGTGACGCGCAAGCTCGCCGGCCCGGTGTACGTCGTGGGCCTCGTCCTGATCGGCCTCGGGATCGTCGTGGGCTTCGCCAACAGCCTCGGCATCGCGATCGCGACCAGGTCCCCGGTCGGCGCGTTCGTGTTCCTGCTGGGCGTGCTGGTGACGTTGGTGGCCGCGATCCTGAGCGTGCTGCTGCTCCGGGTGACCATCGAGGTCTTCTGCGCGATCATCGAGATCGCCCAGAACACCCGGCGCAGACGCCCACCGCGCGACTGA